A DNA window from Arachis duranensis cultivar V14167 chromosome 3, aradu.V14167.gnm2.J7QH, whole genome shotgun sequence contains the following coding sequences:
- the LOC107479047 gene encoding protein LATERAL ORGAN BOUNDARIES gives MASSSSYNSPCAACKFLRRKCLPGCIFAPYFPPEEPQKFANVHKIFGASNVTKLLNELLPQQREDAVNSLAYEAEARVRDPVYGCVGAISYLQRQVQRLQKELDAANADLLRYACNEIPPPHHHVPTLAPPLTPTIHHQLTQRHFGGARIGNDHGIGFYRQSPTTYSFPYSLPWNEDINGGGAEGGGNL, from the coding sequence atggcatcatcaagctctTACAACTCTCCATGTGCTGCTTGCAAATTCTTGAGGAGGAAGTGTTTGCCAGGATGCATCTTTGCACCTTACTTCCCACCTGAAGAACCCCAAAAATTCGCCAATGTTCACAAGATCTTCGGCGCGAGCAATGTCACCAAGCTTCTCAACGAGCTTCTGCCTCAGCAGAGGGAAGACGCAGTGAATTCCCTCGCGTACGAGGCAGAAGCTCGTGTGAGAGACCCTGTTTACGGCTGCGTTGGCGCCATCTCTTACCTTCAGAGACAAGTCCAGAGACTTCAGAAGGAACTTGATGCTGCCAACGCGGATCTTCTTCGCTACGCTTGCAACGAAATCCCTCCTCCACACCATCATGTCCCAACCTTGGCACCACCATTAACTCCCACAATTCATCATCAACTCACACAAAGGCACTTTGGTGGTGCAAGAATTGGCAATGATCATGGAATTGGATTTTATAGGCAATCTCCAACCACTTATTCCTTCCCTTATTCTCTTCCATGGAATGAGGACATCAATGGTGGAGGAGCAGAAGGAGGAGGTaatttatga